Proteins encoded by one window of Dioscorea cayenensis subsp. rotundata cultivar TDr96_F1 chromosome 20, TDr96_F1_v2_PseudoChromosome.rev07_lg8_w22 25.fasta, whole genome shotgun sequence:
- the LOC120251598 gene encoding mitochondrial adenine nucleotide transporter ADNT1 has protein sequence MASEDVVGKSTGESAVNTIVNLAEEAKLARENVKAPQYAIASVLRSLIAGGVAGGVSRTAVAPLERLKILLQVQNPHSIKYSGTMQGLKYIWRTEGFTGLFKGNGTNCARIVPNSAVKFFSYERASSGILWLYRQQTGNEDAQLTPVLRLGAGACAGIIAMSATYPMDMVRGRITVQTEKSPYQYSGMFHALRTVFREEGFRALYKGWLPSVIGVIPYVGLNFAVYESLKDWLVKNNPYGIVDNGELSMVTKLACGAAAGTVGQTVAYPLDVIRRRMQMVGWNHAASVITGQGMSKAPMEYSGMIDAFRKTVRHEGFRALYKGLVPNSVKVVPSIAIAFVSYEGIKDILGAEMRISD, from the exons aTGGCGTCCGAGGACGTTGTGGGGAAGAGCACGGGGGAGTCGGCGGTGAACACGATCGTGAACCTTGCTGAGGAGGCGAAGCTTGCTAGAGAGAATGTTAAGGCTCCTCAGTATGCGATCGCGAGCGTTCTCAGGTCGCTCATCGCTGGTGGTGTCGCTGGCGGAGT GTCGCGGACTGCTGTTGCCCCACTTGAGAGGTTAAAAATCTTGCTTCAG GTCCAAAATCCTCATAGCATCAAGTATAGTGGAACCATGCAAGGCCTCAAGTATATTTGGAGAACTGAAGGTTTTACTGGATTATTCAAAGGCAATGGTACCAACTGTGCACGAATAGTTCCAAATTCAGCTGTGAAATTCTTTAGTTATGAGCGTGCCTCCAG CGGGATTTTATGGCTTTACCGTCAGCAGACTGGCAATG AGGATGCTCAGCTTACACCTGTATTGCGTCTTGGGGCTGGAGCGTGTGCTGGAATTATTGCAATGTCTGCCACTTATCCTATGGATATGGTACGGGGCAGGATAACTGTTCAG ACCGAGAAGTCTCCTTATCAGTATAGTGGTATGTTTCACGCCTTACGGACAGTCTTTCGGGAAGAAGGCTTTCGTGCTTTGTACAAAGGCTGGCTTCCTTCAGTTATAGGAGTT ATTCCATATGTTGGTCTCAACTTTGCCGTGTATGAATCTCTGAAAGATTGGTTGGTCAAAAATAATCCATACGGAATAGTTGATAATGGAGAGTTGAGTATGGTGACAAAGCTTGCTTGTGGAGCTGCTGCCGGAACTGTTGGCCAGACCGTTGCCTATCCACTTGATGTCATTCGGAGACGTATGCAGATGGTGGGTTGGAACCATGCTGCTTCTGTTATAACAGGTCAAGGTATGAGCAAAGCACCAATGGAATACTCGGGAATGATTGATGCTTTTAGGAAGACAGTGCGCCATGAGGGTTTCCGAGCTCTGTACAAGGGTCTAGTTCCAAACTCTGTCAAG gtgGTGCCATCCATCGCCATTGCCTTCGTGTCGTATGAAGGTATTAAGGATATCCTTGGAGCAGAAATGAGAATCTCCGATTAA
- the LOC120251513 gene encoding COP1-interactive protein 1-like → MKRLDKLQETLSSIFGAHSDHENHEAMEDKEDVEKNFEKILKLINSGQYNNDSSDNDAGKSELVSLINDFHKRYQSLHGHYDHMIGKLKKHIRHKKGSNGSISLKFGSSESESSSSESEESLSRKEKSNRKHGEPEVSVGDYEALLRQHDTLKIRNDELENEAALVRVKLEEGESLAVQLAEKDKMLLEQENEIQTIRENVKVLQDENEGLKQELETVSKYDVEVDQKLKSIQNENEALISEKTVTLSRLHDEEKLIEQMKQEMSRLESENDCLKQDLEKAAQDVANLNKQLNTVNEEMDSLRGENSMNLSKIQELENGFSDAQAELKSTVENLSSQNVNFLSENVELKNKMELTDQQVADLSQKLAISVEENAAVTSELLRLSSKLEEVERNIKELTNDCELLKEENSKLQVINKSLDQQIQAKNEENSILTLEAQEKVGLLMTEVEKLKSDKSQLFGDLENLRLELTATKLEASEAKNVIDIAEDEKALLSSEKMTLLTQIQQLEKNLEDINDENEKLRADKSQLQIKINDLGLELEVARIQVDDMTKNLVAAEEERTALKSEITMVMCKLEQSEVDGKQLQDKFEKLKEEESNMLQQNQIAENVIEKLKTEIEQLRADNSELHVKVKDLMLQLEVADRESTNLKELLGAVEEEKQSLASEIVVLKGKLEQVEYKVNEIDQELELVKEENGKLLNVQKDLQDQNHELEVKLEEVKKDASDRFLQMEQDFLLQKSTVEDELSAKISNQQSLLNDQDDRFNKLLEDYKQLEIRYQESCSELQSAKEKIEEISLKEETIQLLETVDKEKQEKISKLHQSCKELTEQLKQSESEKADFDREITKLQGQIQTLEVQLRLVNQKLKVTETESKDKEEERKKIVEEIRVERRELEERVFALTKRSAIYENELKKMYEAARVGIAVLGDLLNKLESTFKENHRQLKMQLDECTEELHTAKASVAAVVFEKQELQVRVKYKEGIIALLKDEAGIAGAKMAELEKDKEELMRNAVKTEKKNVELEKKLKEKEESVLVVNEEKREAIRQLCILIEYHRENCNQLLKYISANRKNKR, encoded by the exons ATGAAGAGATTAGATAAATTACAAGAAACACTTTCATCCATTTTTGGAGCCCACTCTGATCATGAGAACCATGAAGCAATGGAAGACAAGGAGG ATGTTgaaaagaattttgaaaaaatattgaagttgATCAACAGTGGACAGTATAACAATGATTCATCAGATAATGATGCTGGCAAGTCTGAACTAGTATCCCTTATTAATGATTTCCATAAGCGATATCAATCCCTCCATGGGCATTATGACCATATGATTGGTAAGCTAAAGAAGCACATTCGGCATAAGAAAGGGTCCAATGGAAGCATTTCACTCAAATTTGGCTCGTCCGAGTCTGAATCGTCAAGTTCGGAATCTGAGGAAAGCTTAAGTAGGAAAGAGAAGTCCAACAGAAAGCATGGAGAACCAGAGGTTTCTGTAGGAGATTATGAGGCACTGCTAAGGCAGCATGATACCTTGAAAATCAGAAATGATGAGCTTGAGAATGAAGCTGCCTTGGTGCGTGTAAAGCTTGAAGAAGGGGAGAGTTTAGCAGTTCAATTGGCTGAAAAGGATAAAATGTTGTTAGAGCAGGAAAATGAAATCCAAACCATCAGAGAAAATGTGAAGGTCTTACAAGATGAGAATGAAGGCCTTAAGCAAGAGTTGGAGACTGTTTCTAAGTATGATGTGGAGGTAGATCAAAAGCTTAAAAgcatacaaaatgaaaatgaggcTCTTATATCAGAAAAAACTGTTACTCTAAGCAGGCTACATGACGAAGAGAAGTTGATAGAACAGATGAAACAAGAAATGTCGCGATTGGAATCTGAAAATGATTGTCTGAAGCAGGACTTGGAGAAAGCAGCACAAGATGTGGCTAATTTGAACAAGCAACTAAATACTGTGAATGAAGAAATGGACAGTCTGAGAGGGGAGAACTCAATGAATTTGAGCAAGATACAGGAGTTGGAGAATGGTTTCAGTGATGCCCAAGCTGAATTGAAGTCCACCGTTGAAAATTTATCATCTCAGAATGTGAACTTCTTGTCTGAGAATGTagaactgaaaaataagatggAACTTACTGACCAACAAGTAGCTGATCTTAGCCAGAAATTAGCCATTTCTGTAGAAGAGAATGCTGCTGTGACATCTGAGTTATTGAGATTATCAAGCAAGTTGGAAGAGGTTGAGAGAAACATTAAAGAACTAACAAATGATTGTGAACTGTTAAAAGAAGAGAACTCAAAACTGCAAGTCATTAATAAAAGTCTGGATCAGCAAATACAAGCCAAAAATGAGGAAAACAGTATTCTTACGTTGGAGGCACAGGAGAAGGTGGGATTGCTAATGACAGAAGTAGAGAAGTTGAAAAGTGACAAATCTCAGTTATTTGGTGATTTGGAAAATTTGAGATTGGAACTGACAGCTACAAAGCTGGAAGCTTCTGAAGCAAAAAATGTTATAGATATTGCAGAAGATGAGAAGGCTTTACTATCTTCAGAAAAGATGACTTTATTAACCCAGATTCAGCAGCTTGAAAAGAATTTGGAAGACATCAATGATGAGAATGAAAAACTCAGGGCTGATAAATCACAATTgcaaatcaaaatcaatgacCTTGGTCTTGAACTGGAAGTGGCAAGGATCCAAGTGGATGATATGACTAAAAATCTTGTAGCTGCAGAAGAAGAAAGAACTGCATTAAAATCAGAGATTACAATGGTTATGTGCAAGTTGGAGCAGTCTGAAGTTGATGGTAAGCAACTCCAGGATaagtttgaaaaattgaaagaagaagaaagcaacatGTTGCAGCAAAACCAGATAGCAGAGAATGTCATAGAGAAACTCAAGACTGAAATTGAACAACTAAGAGCAGACAACTCCGAGTTGCATGTCAAGGTCAAGGACCTGATGCTTCAACTGGAAGTGGCTGATCGTGAATCTACTAATCTGAAGGAATTACTTGGAGCTGTTGAGGAGGAAAAACAATCATTGGCCTCAGAAATTGTGGTTCTCAAGGGCAAGTTAGAGCAGGTTGAATATAAAGTGAATGAAATCGATCAAGAACTGGAATTAGTGAAAGAGGAAAATGGCAAACTGCTGAATGTTCAGAAAGACTTGCAGGATCAGAACCATGAACTAGAAGTGAAGCTAGAAGAGGTCAAGAAGGATGCATCTGATCGATTCCTGCAAATGGAGCAAGATTTTCTGCTTCAGAAAAGTACGGTGGAAGATGAACTCAGCGCGAAAATATCCAATCAGCAAAGTCTGCTGAATGATCAGGATGATAGGTTCAACAAATTGTTAGAAGATTACAAGCAGCTTGAAATACGATACCAGGAATCATGCTCAGAACTTCAGAGTGCAAAGGAGAAGATTGAAGAAATCAGTCTTAAAGAAGAGACTATTCAGTTGTTGGAAACTGTTGATAAAGAGAAGCAGGAGAAGATATCCAAGTTGCATCAGAGCTGCAAAGAACTGACAGAACAACTTAAACAATCTGAATCTGAAAAGGCGGATTTTGATAGAGAAATCACTAAGCTTCAGGGGCAAATTCAGACACTTGAGGTCCAGCTTCGACTAGTGAACCAGAAACTTAAAGTCACAGAAACTGAAAGCAaggataaagaagaagaaagaaagaaaatagtggAAGAAATCCGGGTCGAACGCAGGGAACTTGAAGAACGAGTTTTTGCATTGACTAAAAGGAGTGCTATTTATGAAAATGAACTTAAGAAGATGTACGAAGCGGCGAGAGTCGGCATAGCAGTTTTAGGTGATCTCCTCAACAAGTTGGAATCAACATTCAAAGAAAACCACCGGCAACTCAAAATGCAACTAGACGAGTGCACAGAAGAGCTTCACACAGCGAAGGCATCCGTAGCAGCAGTGGTTTTTGAAAAACAAGAGCTACAAGTGAGAGTGAAATACAAAGAAGGAATCATTGCATTGTTAAAAGATGAGGCAGGGATTGCAGGAGCTAAAATGGCTGAATTAGAAAAAGATAAAGAGGAACTGATGAGAAATGCAGTCAAGACCGAGAAGAAGAATGTCGAACTGGAAAAGAAGTTGAAGGAGAAGGAAGAGTCAGTCTTGGTTGTGAATGAGGAGAAGAGGGAGGCAATCAGGCAGCTCTGCATCTTGATTGAATACCATAGAGAAAACTGTAATCAGTTGCTGAAATACATATCAGCAAATCGTAAGAACAAGCGATAA